A portion of the Caldisericia bacterium genome contains these proteins:
- a CDS encoding phosphoketolase family protein, giving the protein MIEKINDYWKTCCYLAAGMIYLKDNPLLKEPLKKEHIKNRLLGHWGSSPGLSFIYVHANRVINKYGINAFFIAGPGHGAPGVIAPVYLEGTLSEYYSQFTEDEEGMRNLFKSFSFPGGFGSHCTPEIPGSIQEGGELGYALSHAFGAVFDNKDLIAITVVGDGEAETGPLATSWHSNKFLNPIRDGAVLPVLHLNGYKINNPTVLSRIDNDELISLFTGYGYDVKVVEGEEPMEVHEEMMKAMDYSIEKILSIWEKSRKSGKAERPHWPMIILRTPKGWTAPRKINKHFIEGYWRAHQVPLKDAKENPESLKILEEWLRSYEPEKLFDKNGRLREDLKALAPKGERRMSKNPHTNSGLVRRDLKLPHPKDFSVDVRERVKTQVENTRPLGRFLREVINLNPNNFRVFGPDETKSNRLDDTFVKGKVWMAKTLPEDEDEGFLSPFGRVMEYLSEHTVEGWLEGYLLTGRHGILNTYEGFSPIISSMVSQFGKWVDISTDVHWRTPISSLNLLLTSVVWRQDHNGFTHQDPGFINSIVDKWPNVVRVYFPPDANTLLWTIWHSLQTTDRINIIVIDKQYHPQYLSIDEAFKHATKGIGVWGFASTYPEEEPDVVIASCGDIPTKEAIAAVGILKREFKDLKIRFVNVLNLFTLTPNSEHPDGLSDREFDSYFTRNKPIIFNFHGYPWLIHRLTYRRTNHENLHVRGYRENRKIGIDSSYLTTFLKGRGGITTPMQLAIMNQIDRFSIAMDVIERVEKLKERGAYFKDKLKNMQIDALQYAYENGVDKRELIDFSNWD; this is encoded by the coding sequence TGGGGTTCAAGTCCGGGTCTTTCCTTCATCTATGTTCACGCAAATAGAGTTATAAACAAGTATGGTATAAATGCATTTTTTATAGCAGGTCCAGGACATGGAGCTCCCGGTGTAATTGCACCTGTATATCTTGAAGGAACTTTAAGTGAGTACTATTCACAATTTACCGAGGATGAAGAAGGAATGAGGAATCTCTTTAAGTCCTTCTCATTTCCAGGTGGATTTGGAAGTCACTGCACACCTGAAATTCCCGGATCAATTCAAGAGGGGGGAGAGCTTGGGTATGCCTTATCACACGCCTTTGGTGCAGTTTTTGATAATAAAGATTTGATTGCCATAACTGTTGTTGGAGATGGAGAGGCTGAAACAGGTCCTCTTGCTACATCATGGCACTCAAACAAGTTTTTAAATCCTATTAGAGATGGTGCAGTTTTACCAGTTCTACATCTAAATGGATACAAGATAAACAATCCAACGGTTCTTTCAAGAATTGATAACGATGAGCTTATCTCTCTTTTTACAGGTTATGGTTATGATGTAAAAGTTGTTGAGGGAGAGGAACCGATGGAAGTTCATGAAGAGATGATGAAAGCTATGGATTATTCCATAGAGAAAATCCTTTCTATATGGGAAAAATCAAGAAAGAGTGGAAAGGCGGAAAGACCACACTGGCCCATGATAATTCTAAGAACACCAAAGGGATGGACTGCACCAAGAAAGATAAACAAGCATTTCATTGAGGGATACTGGAGAGCACATCAGGTTCCTCTTAAAGATGCAAAGGAGAACCCAGAGAGTTTAAAGATACTTGAAGAGTGGCTTAGAAGTTATGAACCAGAGAAATTGTTTGATAAGAATGGGAGGCTCAGAGAGGATCTTAAAGCTCTTGCTCCAAAGGGAGAGAGGAGGATGAGTAAAAATCCTCATACAAATTCTGGTCTTGTAAGAAGGGATTTAAAGCTTCCACATCCAAAGGATTTCTCTGTTGATGTTAGAGAAAGGGTAAAAACACAGGTTGAAAACACAAGACCTCTGGGAAGATTCTTGAGGGAGGTTATAAATTTAAATCCAAATAACTTTAGAGTTTTTGGACCAGACGAAACAAAATCCAATAGGCTTGATGATACCTTTGTAAAAGGGAAGGTATGGATGGCAAAGACCTTACCAGAAGATGAAGATGAGGGATTTCTTTCCCCCTTTGGCCGTGTTATGGAGTATCTCTCTGAACACACCGTTGAGGGATGGCTTGAAGGATATCTTCTCACAGGAAGGCATGGAATATTAAATACCTATGAGGGATTCTCACCTATAATTTCATCAATGGTCAGTCAGTTTGGAAAATGGGTTGACATATCCACTGATGTTCACTGGAGAACTCCAATCTCCTCTTTAAATTTACTTTTAACATCTGTTGTATGGAGGCAGGATCACAATGGTTTTACCCATCAAGACCCTGGATTTATAAATTCAATTGTGGATAAATGGCCCAATGTTGTTAGAGTTTACTTTCCTCCAGATGCGAATACACTTCTTTGGACTATATGGCACTCTCTTCAAACAACAGATAGGATAAACATAATTGTTATAGATAAGCAGTATCATCCTCAATATCTCTCCATTGATGAAGCCTTTAAACATGCAACCAAGGGTATAGGAGTATGGGGATTTGCAAGCACCTATCCAGAGGAAGAACCAGATGTAGTAATTGCAAGTTGCGGAGATATTCCAACAAAGGAAGCTATAGCAGCAGTGGGTATCTTAAAGAGAGAATTTAAAGATTTAAAAATTAGATTTGTGAATGTTCTTAATCTGTTCACACTAACCCCAAATTCAGAACATCCAGATGGATTGAGTGATAGAGAATTTGATTCCTACTTCACAAGGAATAAACCAATCATATTCAATTTCCATGGTTATCCATGGCTTATTCACAGACTAACATACAGAAGGACAAACCATGAGAATCTTCATGTAAGGGGATACAGAGAGAACAGGAAGATTGGAATTGACTCAAGTTATCTTACAACATTCCTTAAGGGAAGAGGTGGAATAACAACTCCCATGCAACTTGCCATAATGAATCAGATTGATAGATTCAGTATAGCTATGGATGTTATAGAGAGGGTTGAAAAGTTAAAGGAGAGGGGTGCATACTTTAAAGATAAACTCAAAAATATGCAGATAGATGCCCTTCAATATGCATACGAGAATGGAGTGGATAAGAGAGAGTTAATAGATTTTTCTAACTGGGATTGA
- a CDS encoding copper amine oxidase N-terminal domain-containing protein: MRLKIGERDIWKGGEKTTMDTSPFIISGRTFVPIRFVSESLGGTVLWDGKERKVTIILNGKRIEMWIGKNYAYVNGNSVPIDPDNQDITPFIKDDRTFVPLRFVSESLGMKVIWIGNFQEIFIFNPS, translated from the coding sequence TTGAGATTAAAAATAGGAGAAAGGGATATCTGGAAAGGCGGCGAGAAAACTACCATGGATACTTCACCATTTATCATATCTGGAAGAACCTTTGTTCCCATTAGGTTTGTTTCTGAAAGTCTTGGTGGGACTGTTCTATGGGATGGTAAAGAGAGAAAGGTAACGATAATCTTGAATGGTAAAAGGATAGAGATGTGGATAGGGAAGAATTACGCTTATGTGAATGGAAATTCAGTGCCTATAGATCCAGATAATCAGGACATTACACCTTTTATCAAGGATGACAGAACTTTTGTTCCTCTCAGATTTGTGTCTGAATCACTTGGTATGAAGGTTATCTGGATAGGAAACTTTCAGGAGATATTCATATTCAATCCCAGTTAG